In Perca fluviatilis chromosome 3, GENO_Pfluv_1.0, whole genome shotgun sequence, the following proteins share a genomic window:
- the tp53bp1 gene encoding TP53-binding protein 1 isoform X12, whose product MDPGGSELDSSLPQPENPCLIVEDSQPDSVALEDDPESSYRALLARRLSSLQPTSRSPVLELISSPLGSRLSQTDSQLESSQSNNQAEPGILMADNPSSAFQEESQVLNICPPANKKKCAAEDTDMDSGADSTTHCIQSEEGTSQFGFLELSQSQDLRGEARNSQEEEEDIVPQPDSERRTKLAEQSISSRTSESQDNKAVRSEVSSSSSLEPPGPLGRQLSVQALLHSQASGEQGEQDCEILSSQEDMFDADKTGAAVDSTVSEPEQQAHPTSTPAHTLRLLHLSGQGTLVQESLSQSSVDYVAPTPDNFTHTPLIVPSSPTGPENEHGADEAMDTSLPPEDRALEKEEPMETEAASKPHPSASTPVSQNSPGFVLEQTLSIPSQPEFSHDVFVPTQSQEAPQQSDKKMALLPRETQSQQLESAAFTLPLQLSVNTQSSSPAQKTSEHVEEDSQATQIEELEEPPGVDTSDSVVSHQRSESNGVSSESQTVASSKASTSAESPKHRSECAKKELSNLLQQSDVHKKTSLNVQDVNVKDSKSDSKEAGSAEAVSCSQSKFDPSVNSCVQETPPDTTPCSLSSQSMISNTSAVDVVKGSVDLGKEGGTAKSPSVKPLSQKCGTVGNSQMVKDMTDESVQDEVEEEEVVMEEGESALGGGASGMALALSQSQLLSPEPVEGESGDRGEDSVIVVADSERDSQVLPKDVSSQSKTNSSQPIGGNVSLSTNGHGSQAQAKKVHPAPDRLSQTERVGPEPEGLKDKSLSDSSGEISFHFTLPKEGELIGPAVGATPPLISQLKQRLRHSTPIEITSFSEKSGVVGDVSADGAMAASDIVSGESGDDTTEKGDGKLSLRMKLVTPVEEGSSERFSLQKPALSEEDESVVKVTTVAKAVTSPSVFSRVRQVHRQQEPREDSQAGGNTTSVREELFASPQRSSQASSLGCNSLPNSQSEPSQQEVLAAPQESRKDPPGPTEESGDKRGPPQAPEPPTPNRTDGRQRAPQQTIASSPSNKLRQRTVSQQTSFDAPGPRSPAGRGEPESPSFRRTAAPAHRRHVRTIQEVRTTVTRIITDVYYEDGKEVERKVTEETEEPVVDSQVLDSDISPCRTGSSSLTSGDLADISSLSSKASSLQHSSGGTSSSGFTRPDFTRPDFIMPPSRGAVSFRGGGVGSLQRLGAHGQPQSSSEDELYTRMLPPRLPVSPTDAELPSHSDSLRSSPEEASSAGSSFVGLRVVAKWSSNGYFYSGRIIKDIGEGRFRLRFDDGYECEVAGKDILLCDPIPLGTEVTALLEDEYFSIGVVRGHKTEGQELFYSVEKDGQTQWYNRTAIILSLEQGNKLREQHSLGPYEPSTPLTKASDISLDNLVEGKRRRRGGPEGQNTPNRSSSSSPRTPGPSGKRKLMASEDNRTPAKRGRRGSGVKAAQRVGLCNTSGSGTDLPGQSCDVGETHGPLPQNTTLFMGFAFMLTTSSEIDRLTNKHSSDDEEDYVQTGPYNKAYTESQLQAGGGFVLPDFNEEQCKAAYQSLLIADQHCRTRKYLLCLASGVPCVSHIWVRDCCKENKLLNYRNYLLPAGVGPDETIVEWHPRCSPFKALRVLLVFEKPVELWAQLITLGGGSSLRQFQADKEGLDIPAGKYDVVVTDRACPPLVEKNVTSQEVPLVSPEWLIQSIIRGERLGFHSKPQYRHDYSSTSSS is encoded by the exons agGGAACCTCTCAGTTTGGTTTTCTCGAGCTTTCTCAGAGTCAGGATCTGCGAGGTGAAGCGAGGAACAgtcaggaggaagaagaagacatcGTACCGCAGCCAGACAGCGAAAGACGCACCAAATTAG CAGAGCAGAGCATTAGCTCCAGGACTTCAGAGAGTCAGGACAACAAAGCAGTGAG ATCTGAGGTGAGCTCCAGCAGCTCATTAGAGCCTCCGGGTCCGTTGGGGAGGCAGCTGAGCGTCCAGGCTCTTCTGCACTCACAGGCCTCTGGTGAGCAGGGCGAGCAGGACTGTGAGATCCTGTCCTCGCAGGAGGACATGTTCGACGCTGACAAGACAG GTGCTGCGGTGGACAGCACAGTGTCTGAGCCGGAGCAGCAGGCTCACCCCACCTCGACACCGGCCCACACCCTGCGACTGCTGCATCTGTCTGGACAGGGAACACTGGTGCAGGAAAGTCTGTCCCA GAGCTCTGTTGACTATGTTGCCCCCACCCCAGACAACTTCACCCACACCCCTTTAATTGTTCCCAGCTCACCAACTGGACCAGAGAATGAACACG GTGCTGATGAAGCGATGGATACTTCACTGCCCCCCGAAGACCGGGCTTTAGAAAAGGAAGAGCCGATGGAAACGGAGGCAGCCTCCAAGCCACACCCGTCCGCCTCTACTCCTGTATCCCAGAATTCCCCTGGATTTGTGTTGGAGCAAACTCTCTCTATACCCTCCCAGCCAGAGTTCTCtcat GATGTGTTTGTCCCAACGCAGAGCCAAGAGGCACCACAGCAGTCCGATAAGAAGATGGCATTATTGCCTCGCGAGACACAGTCTCAACAGCTGGAGTCAGCTGCTTTCACTTTGCCTTTGCAGCTCTCCGTGAACACGCAGAGCAGTAGCCCAGCCCAGAAGACCTCAGAACATGTTGAGGAGGACAGCCAGGCCACTCAGATCGAGGAACTGGAGGAGCCGCCCGGTGTCGACACCAGCGACTCGGTGGTTTCACACCAGAGGAGCGAGAGCAACGGCGTCTCTTCAGAGTCACAAACTGTCGCCAGTTCTAAAGCTTCCACCTCTGCTGAATCACCAAAGCATCGCAGCGAATGTGCCAAGAAGGAGTTGTCCAATCTGTTGCAGCAGTCTGACGTGCACAAAAAGACCTCTTTGAATGTACAAGATGTGAATGTAAAAGACAGTAAGAGTGATAGCAAAGAGGCAGGCTCTGCTGAAGCGGTGTCCTGCTCTCAATCAAAGTTTGATCCCTCCGTTAACAGCTGTGTGCAGGAGACTCCCCCAGACACTACACCATGCAGTTTGTCCTCGCAGTCTATGATCTCTAACACATCTGCTGTGGATGTGGTGAAGGGTTCTGTAGACTtggggaaggaaggaggaactGCAAAGAGTCCTTCTGTAAAACCATTGTCACAGAAGTGTGGAACGGTTGGCAACAGTCAAATGGTCAAAGACATGACTGATGAGTCTGTGCAGGATGAGGTAGAAGAAGAGGAGGTGGTgatggaggagggggagagcGCATTGGGAGGCGGGGCCTCAGGAATGGCTCTGGCCCTCTCCCAGAGCCAGCTGTTGTCTCCTGAGCCCGTCGAGGGGGAGAGCGGcgacagaggagaggacagtGTCATCGTCGTTGCAGACAGCGAGAGAGACTCCCAGGTTCTTCCGAAAGACGTGTCGTCGCAGTCAAAGACCAACAGTTCCCAGCCAATCGGAGGCAACGTGTCCCTCTCCACTAACGGCCACGGGTCCCAGGCGCAGGCGAAGAAGGTGCACCCGGCTCCTGACAGGCTCTCCCAGACTGAGAGGGTGGGGCCTGAACCAGAGGGGCTCAAAGACAAGAGCCTGAGTGATAGCTCGGGAG AAATTTCCTTCCACTTCACACTTCCTAAAGAAGGGGAGCTGATTGGTCCTGCTGTCGGTGCCACGCCCCCTCTAATCAGCCAGCTGAAGCAGAGGCTGAGGCACAGCACTCCCATCG aGATCACTTCCTTTTCCGAAAAGTCAGGCGTGGTGGGGGATGTCTCTGCAGACGGGGCGATGGCAGCCAGTGACATTGTGTCGGGGGAAAGCGGGGACGACACGACGGAAAAGGGAGATGGGAAGCTGAGTTTGAGGATGAAGCTGGTGACCCCCGTCGAAGAGGGCAGCTCGGAGCGCTTCAGCCTGCAGA AGCCAGCACTATCAGAAGAAGATGAATCTGTCGTCAAGGTTACCACTGTTGCCAAGGCTGTTACCAG CCCGTCAGTGTTCAGTCGTGTCAGACAGGTGCACAGACAGCAGGAGCCAAGGGAGGACAGCCAGGCTGGAGGCAACACCACATCGGTCAG AGAGGAGCTGTTTGCCTCACCCCAGAGGAGCTCCCAGGCGTCCTCGCTGGGATGCAACAGCCTCCCTAACAGCCAATCGGAGCCTTCGCAACAGGAAGTGTTGGCAGCACCGCAGGAGAGCCGTAAGGATCCTCCCGGCCCTACTGAGGAGTCTGGGGATAAGCGAGGACCCCCGCAAGCTCCAGAGCCGCCCACCCCTAACAGGACTGATGGCAGACAGAGGGCTCCTCAGCAGACCATCGCCTCCAGTCCGTCCAACAAG CTCCGTCAGCGGACAGTCTCCCAGCAGACCAGCTTCGATGCACCGGGGCCGCGCTCCCCAGCTGGCAGG GGTGAACCAGAGTCTCCGTCCTTTAGAAGAACCGCAGCCCCCGCCCACCGCAGACACGTGCGCACCATCCAGGAAGTGCGAACCACCGTCACACGGATCATCACAGACGTGTATTATGAGGACGGCAAAGAGGTGGAACGCAAAGTCACCGAG GAGACGGAGGAGCCAGTGGTGGACTCCCAGGTGTTGGACAGCGACATCTCCCCGTGCCGCACAGGCAGCAGCTCTTTGACCTCTGGTGACCTGGCTGACATCAGCTCTCTGTCGTCCAAGGCCTCCAGCCTGCAGCACAGCTCCGGAGGAACCAGCAGCAGCGGTTTCACCAGGCCAGACTTCACCAGGCCGGACTTCATCATGCCGCCCAGTCGAGGGGCCGTATCCTTCAG GGGAGGTGGCGTTGGCTCGCTGCAGAGGCTCGGCGCTCACGGCCAGCCACAGTCCTCCTCAGAGGATGAGTTGTACACCCGCATGCTCCCCCCGCGCCTCCCCGTCAGCCCCACAGACGCCGAGCTGCCCAGCCACTCCGACTCCCTCAGGTCGTCGCCGGAGGAGGCCAGCTCGGCCGGAAGCAGCTTCGTCGGCCTGCGGGTGGTGGCCAAGTGGTCGTCCAACGGCTACTTCTACTCGGGCCGCATCATCAAGGACATCGGGGAGGGGAGATTCCGCCTGCGGTTCGATGACGGCTACGAGTGCGAGGTGGCGGGGAAGGATATCCTGCTGTGTGATCCCATCCCCCTGGGGACGGAGGTCACCGCTCTGCTGGAGGACGAGTACTTCAGCATCG gGGTTGTTAGGGGCCATAAAACAGAGGGGCAGGAGCTGTTCTACAGCGTGGAGAAGGACGGACAGACGCAGTGGTACAACAGGACCGCCATCATCCTGTCTCTGGAGCAGGGGAACAAGCTGAGGGAGCAGCACAGCCTCGGGCCCTACGAGCCCTCCACGCCCCTGACCAAAGCCTCCGACATCAGCCTCG ACAACCTGGTGGAGGGGAAGAGGAGGCGCAGAGGAGGCCCCGAGGGTCAGAACACTCCCAACCGCAGCTCCTCCAGCAGCCCCCGAACCCCCGGCCCCTCCGGCAAGAGGAAGCTGATGGCCTCCGAGGACAACAGGACGCCGGCCAAGAGAGGCCGCAGGGGCTCGGGGGTCAAAGCCG ctCAGCGGGTGGGACTGTGTAACACCTCTGGCAGCGGCACAGACCTCCCCGGTCAGTCTTGTGACGTGGGGGAGACTCACGGCCCGCTGCCCCAGAACACGACTCTCTTCATGGGCTTCGCCTTCATGCTGACTACCTCGTCCGAGATCGACCGGCTGACCAACAAGCACAGCAGCGACGACGAGGAAG ATTATGTGCAGACAGGTCCGTATAACAAAGCATACACAGAGTCCCAGCTGCAGGCAGGTGGAGGCTTCGTCCTGCCGGACTTCAACGAAGAACAA tgtaaGGCAGCTTACCAGAGCCTGCTCATTGCAGACCAGCACTGTCGTACAAGGAAGTACTTGCTGTGTTTGGCCAGCGGCGTGCCGTGTGTGTCGCACATCTGGGTGCGAGACTGCTGCAAAGAGAACAAGCTGCTCAACTACAGGAACTACTTGCTGCCTGCCGGCGTGGGGCCAGATGAGACCATAGTAGAATG GCATCCACGCTGCAGCCCGTTCAAAGCTCTGCGGGTCCTTCTGGTGTTTGAGAAGCCAGTGGAGCTTTGGGCCCAGCTGATCACCTTGGGTGGAGGTTCTTCTCTTCGACAGTTCCAGGCGGACAAAGAGGGCTTAG ACATTCCTGCGGGCAAGTATGACGTTGTGGTGACAGACCGTGCCTGTCCGCCATTGGTAGAGAAAAACGTGACCTCGCAGGAAGTCCCGCTGGTGTCTCCCGAGTGGCTGATCCAGAGCATCATCCGTGGGGAGCGCCTGGGTTTCCATAGCAAGCCTCAGTATCGCCACGACtactcctccacctcctcctcataa